A genome region from Glycine max cultivar Williams 82 chromosome 5, Glycine_max_v4.0, whole genome shotgun sequence includes the following:
- the LOC102663256 gene encoding uncharacterized protein, which produces MEHKAYWALKFLNIDEKASMEHRKIQLLELEEMRLTAYEYSRLCKEKVKTYHDKKLLKREFKLGQEVLLFNSRLKLFPGKLKSKWSGPFMIKKVRSYGAIELYDPQSQTPDRTWVINGQRLKLYHGEEFTRTHSTVHLIAH; this is translated from the coding sequence ATGGAACACAAGGCATATTGGGCTTTGAAATTTCTAAACATTGATGAGAAGGCATCCATGGAGCACAGAAAGATCCAATTGTTGGAGCTAGAAGAAATGCGATTAACAGCTTACGAATACTCACGACTTTGCAAAGAGAAAGTCAAGACATATCATGATAAGAAAttgttgaagagagaattcaaaCTGGGACAAGAGGTACTActttttaattcaagattgaaattatttccTGGTAAGCTGAAGTCCAAATGGTCTGGACCCTTCATGATCAAGAAAGTTCGATCTTATGGTGCAATAGAGTTATATGATCCACAATCTCAAACTCCTGACAGAACATGGGTTATAAATGGTCAGAGGTTAAAATTGTACCATGGTGAAGAATTTACAAGGACACATAGCACTGTTCATTTGATTGcccattga